The following proteins are encoded in a genomic region of Amphiura filiformis chromosome 18, Afil_fr2py, whole genome shotgun sequence:
- the LOC140140151 gene encoding heparan sulfate glucosamine 3-O-sulfotransferase 1-like, whose translation MTSPGCTKKKAVVGIILGLLVVCMFIGRVTYSRHLHKLLCHVQSINIDKSPEEIAAGGQAGEIQERMADDMDLADLTALLETHTKGQKRRLPQAIVIGIRKCGTRALLEMLKMHPQIAAASEEVHFFDNNYERGIEWYRRRMPFSYGDQITIEKSPAYFITPEAPARVFKMSKDVKLLIIVRDPTTRAISDYTQIWTSKNQKGKDYKTFEEFSMKNGEVNESYKPLQISIYNQHIKKWLEYFPRRQMHLVDGGKLISNPYPEIKEVERFLGLSDYIVSENFFLNKTRGFYCLKSEKVNKCLAESKGREHPEVSPYVLQKLQEFFRPYNQAFFDTIGRKFDWS comes from the coding sequence ATGACCAGCCCTGGGTGCACAAAGAAGAAGGCCGTTGTTGGCATTATTCTTGGACTACTAGTTGTTTGTATGTTTATTGGTCGTGTAACTTACTCAAGACACTTGCATAAACTACTCTGTCACGTTCAGTCAATTAATATTGATAAATCTCCAGAGGAAATAGCGGCAGGTGGTCAAGCCGGCGAGATTCAGGAGAGAATGGCAGATGACATGGACTTAGCAGATCTAACAGCATTGCTTGAAACTCACACAAAAGGACAAAAACGAAGGCTACCTCAAGCTATCGTAATCGGTATACGCAAGTGTGGCACGAGGGCGCTTTTAGAAATGCTCAAGATGCATCCGCAGATTGCTGCTGCGTCGGAAGAAGTACATTTCTTCGATAATAATTACGAACGTGGTATAGAGTGGTACAGGCGAAGGATGCCGTTTTCGTACGGGGATCAAATCACGATTGAAAAAAGTCCAGCGTATTTTATTACACCCGAAGCGCCAGCGAGAGTATTCAAAATGAGCAAGGATGTTAAACTACTGATAATCGTTAGAGACCCAACTACACGGGCAATATCAGATTACACCCAGATTTGGACTTCCAAAAACCAAAAGGGAAAAGATTATAAAACTTTTGAAGAGTTCTCCATGAAGAACGGCGAAGTCAATGAATCCTATAAACCGCTTCAAATAAGTATATACAATCAACACATTAAAAAATGGTTGGAATATTTTCCCCGGAGACAAATGCATCTTGTTGACGGAGGCAAACTCATCAGCAATCCATACCCGGAAATTAAAGAAGTTGAACGCTTCCTGGGACTTAGCGATTACATAGTCAGTGAAAACTTCTTCCTGAATAAAACAAGAGGGTTTTATTGCTTAAAGAGTGAGAAAGTGAACAAGTGTTTAGCAGAGAGTAAAGGGAGAGAGCATCCTGAAGTATCACCGTATGTTTTGCAGAAACTACAGGAGTTTTTCAGACCTTACAACCAAGCATTTTTTGATACCATTGGTAGAAAATTTGATTGGTCATAA